One genomic segment of Dehalogenimonas alkenigignens includes these proteins:
- the miaB gene encoding tRNA (N6-isopentenyl adenosine(37)-C2)-methylthiotransferase MiaB, producing MPSYHIFTIGCQMNQAEAERLESLLAQKDFFPVGSAEAADLVLLVSCAVRGSAEDRITNRLALLRRIKERRPALKIALTGCMVEDNLSAMKKKYPMVDHFFSAGSLPDFLDKLPEDILPASPAVAECVPIIQGCDNFCSYCIVPYRRGRERSRSLENIVAEVRELVRRGAREVTLLGQNVNAWGHDLAGNPDLADLLAAVDAVSGLYRIRFLTNHPKDMSQRLIEAMSNLPKVCPSLNLPAQAGDDAVLERMRRGYTIGEYKRLAAAIRQAVPEAGLTTDVIVGFPGETAEQFGNTRRLLEELRFDAVHLAAYSPRPGTEAAEKYPDDVGKAEKGRRLAELEALQESIARQINEACIGQTVEVLVESLHKTQWRGRERRGKLVFFKGKADLKGQIVNVKITGAGPWSLRGEAADPAEIQA from the coding sequence ATGCCTAGCTATCATATCTTCACCATCGGTTGTCAGATGAACCAGGCCGAGGCTGAGAGGCTGGAGAGCCTGCTGGCGCAGAAAGACTTTTTCCCCGTCGGGTCGGCCGAAGCGGCTGATCTGGTACTGCTGGTAAGCTGCGCCGTGCGCGGCAGCGCCGAGGACCGGATCACCAACCGCCTGGCGCTGCTGCGACGGATAAAAGAGCGACGGCCGGCGCTCAAGATCGCCTTGACCGGGTGTATGGTCGAAGACAATCTTTCGGCAATGAAAAAAAAGTACCCCATGGTAGACCACTTCTTCAGCGCCGGGTCGCTGCCGGATTTCCTGGACAAACTGCCAGAGGACATTCTGCCGGCGTCTCCAGCGGTGGCCGAGTGCGTGCCTATCATTCAGGGCTGCGACAACTTCTGTTCCTATTGCATTGTGCCTTACCGGCGCGGCCGGGAGAGGTCGCGGTCGCTTGAAAACATCGTTGCTGAGGTCAGGGAACTAGTGCGCCGCGGCGCCCGCGAGGTGACGCTGCTGGGGCAAAACGTTAATGCCTGGGGCCACGACCTGGCAGGGAATCCGGACCTGGCCGATCTCCTGGCGGCGGTGGATGCTGTCAGCGGGCTGTACCGTATCCGTTTCCTGACCAATCATCCCAAGGATATGAGCCAGCGGCTCATTGAAGCGATGTCAAACCTCCCGAAAGTATGCCCTTCGTTGAATTTGCCGGCGCAGGCCGGCGATGACGCCGTCCTTGAGCGCATGCGCCGCGGCTATACTATCGGTGAATACAAACGCCTCGCAGCCGCTATCCGGCAGGCGGTGCCGGAAGCTGGCCTGACCACCGACGTCATCGTCGGCTTTCCCGGCGAAACTGCGGAACAGTTCGGCAATACCCGTAGGCTGCTGGAAGAACTCAGGTTCGATGCCGTCCATCTAGCGGCATATTCGCCGCGGCCGGGCACAGAGGCGGCTGAAAAATACCCCGACGATGTCGGTAAAGCAGAGAAAGGGCGGCGGCTGGCTGAACTCGAAGCCCTCCAGGAGAGTATCGCCCGGCAGATAAACGAAGCCTGCATCGGGCAGACCGTCGAGGTGCTGGTCGAGAGCTTGCATAAAACACAGTGGCGAGGCCGGGAACGGCGTGGTAAACTGGTGTTCTTCAAAGGCAAAGCGGATCTCAAAGGGCAAATTGTAAACGTGAAGATCACCGGCGCCGGTCCCTGGTCGCTGCGCGGCGAGGCGGCGGATCCGGCTGAAATCCAGGCCTAA
- a CDS encoding diacylglycerol/lipid kinase family protein, translating to MNGKGYLALVSKKAGGFRPGVCRQLTRTFSRAGIPLRFHFIEDAAQLAAEMDWALGSGYRDFIAVGGDGTVSRVASFLYGHPHRLAIIPAGTANTLARLLRVPLTTGRAVRLAASSNRTKAVDGMDVGGRLYLLNVSTGLSSASLDCLDDKEKAALGMASYVVGVARATLKTSPQDYEVSIDGRPSATRAVEIHVTNNGVLATPQYHLHEGSRIDDGKVEVLGLSRLSPTTVAGAVLDVLLRRKKRAIRLLGEGRAIRISSEPRMAVQGDGDIIGPTPVTILVRPQAINFIVPE from the coding sequence ATGAACGGTAAAGGCTACCTGGCGCTGGTGTCCAAAAAAGCCGGCGGCTTCCGCCCCGGGGTCTGCCGCCAGTTGACCCGCACCTTCAGCAGGGCGGGCATCCCGCTGCGGTTTCATTTTATCGAAGACGCGGCGCAGCTGGCGGCGGAGATGGACTGGGCCCTCGGCTCCGGCTACCGCGACTTCATAGCGGTGGGCGGCGACGGCACGGTCAGCCGGGTAGCCTCTTTTTTGTACGGCCATCCGCACCGGTTGGCTATCATTCCGGCCGGTACGGCCAACACCCTGGCGCGGTTGCTCAGAGTGCCGCTGACCACCGGCCGGGCGGTCAGGCTGGCCGCCTCATCGAACCGGACGAAAGCGGTTGACGGCATGGACGTCGGCGGCAGATTGTACCTCTTAAATGTCTCGACAGGGCTGTCTTCGGCATCGCTGGACTGTCTGGATGATAAAGAAAAGGCGGCGCTGGGCATGGCTTCTTACGTTGTCGGTGTGGCCAGGGCGACGCTGAAGACGTCGCCTCAGGACTACGAGGTCAGCATCGACGGGCGGCCTTCGGCTACCCGGGCGGTCGAGATCCATGTTACCAACAACGGCGTGCTGGCGACGCCGCAGTACCACCTCCACGAAGGCTCGCGCATCGACGACGGCAAGGTGGAGGTGCTGGGGTTGTCCCGGCTGTCTCCGACCACTGTCGCCGGGGCTGTCCTGGACGTGCTGCTGCGCCGGAAAAAGCGTGCCATCAGGCTTCTCGGCGAGGGGAGGGCAATCCGGATCTCCAGCGAGCCGAGGATGGCGGTCCAGGGCGACGGCGATATTATCGGCCCGACTCCGGTCACCATCCTGGTGCGGCCGCAGGCCATTAACTTTATCGTACCCGAATGA
- the tsaB gene encoding tRNA (adenosine(37)-N6)-threonylcarbamoyltransferase complex dimerization subunit type 1 TsaB gives MTTILAIDCATSRSGLALVKGGEVIAETCWLTRHNQTVEMYPRLDALLKDAGIGLKEIDALAVTRGPGSYNGVRVGMAAAKGFAFALGKPLIGVSTLEAEARRFMGTNRPVTAVLPLGHDYAVAVFEEIDGTWNKSIGEQAMTAGGLIAALKPLTILTGDIPERLISALRESGNDADIVCEAEVSRAAALGRIAKERLERGETGSAASLQALYLRRPQVTPPRTPRDMTGVPGRGVIWDMDGVIIDSADLHYRSWKDALEKRGIQMSRAQFDETFGRRNDDIIEHVTGKRPAGSEVARIGGEKEDAYRKMVRGGARFFPGVLELMRSLKEGGFRQAIASSAPAANVALIIEEMKLSPFIEAAVDGSQVSTGKPDPEVFIRAASKLGLEAGACLVIEDAAAGVEAARRAGMAVIAVSNTLPAARLMAADLVVGSLEEVEAARVLELINSRAERPA, from the coding sequence ATGACGACGATTTTGGCCATAGACTGCGCCACCAGCCGCTCCGGGCTAGCCCTGGTTAAGGGCGGCGAGGTTATCGCTGAGACGTGCTGGTTGACCAGGCACAACCAGACGGTCGAGATGTACCCGAGGCTCGATGCCCTCCTGAAGGATGCGGGAATCGGCTTGAAAGAAATTGATGCCCTGGCCGTGACCAGGGGACCGGGCAGCTACAACGGGGTGCGGGTAGGGATGGCGGCGGCCAAAGGGTTTGCTTTCGCCCTGGGCAAGCCGCTGATCGGCGTGTCAACGCTGGAGGCTGAGGCGCGGCGGTTCATGGGCACGAACCGGCCGGTTACCGCAGTCCTGCCGCTCGGACACGATTATGCCGTCGCTGTTTTCGAGGAAATCGATGGTACCTGGAATAAAAGTATCGGCGAACAGGCGATGACAGCCGGCGGACTCATTGCCGCGCTTAAACCCCTAACTATTTTGACCGGGGATATCCCCGAACGCCTGATCTCAGCGCTGCGCGAGTCAGGAAACGATGCGGATATCGTCTGTGAGGCAGAGGTATCCCGGGCGGCGGCGCTGGGGCGGATAGCGAAAGAACGATTAGAAAGGGGCGAAACTGGCAGCGCCGCCTCGCTTCAGGCGCTGTACCTGCGGCGGCCGCAGGTAACGCCTCCCAGGACACCCAGGGACATGACCGGGGTGCCGGGCCGCGGTGTCATCTGGGATATGGACGGTGTTATAATCGACTCCGCCGACCTGCACTACCGGTCATGGAAGGACGCCCTGGAAAAGCGAGGCATCCAGATGAGCCGGGCGCAGTTCGACGAGACCTTCGGGCGGCGCAATGACGACATCATCGAACATGTCACCGGGAAGCGGCCGGCGGGCTCTGAAGTTGCGAGGATAGGCGGCGAAAAAGAAGACGCCTACCGGAAAATGGTGCGCGGCGGCGCCCGGTTTTTCCCGGGGGTGCTGGAACTGATGCGCTCTCTTAAAGAGGGCGGTTTCAGGCAGGCGATCGCCTCTTCGGCGCCGGCGGCCAACGTGGCGCTGATCATCGAAGAGATGAAACTCAGCCCGTTTATCGAAGCCGCCGTCGACGGATCACAGGTTTCCACGGGGAAGCCGGACCCGGAGGTCTTTATCAGGGCGGCATCAAAGCTGGGGCTGGAGGCCGGGGCTTGCCTGGTCATCGAAGACGCAGCGGCCGGAGTCGAGGCGGCGCGCCGGGCCGGCATGGCAGTCATTGCCGTATCCAATACGCTGCCGGCGGCGCGGCTGATGGCAGCCGATCTGGTGGTCGGTTCGCTCGAAGAAGTCGAAGCGGCGAGAGTGCTGGAACTGATCAATTCAAGAGCGGAAAGGCCAGCCTGA
- a CDS encoding YkgJ family cysteine cluster protein, with protein sequence MSPEDKASEFNLAPVLALIEQKRKRHGEKYQRFIGAVAALLRAEFPEAFGKMPDDRLSEMIAFVDVVGEDSKAMMKRLKEGCAGCGWCCSQTSGIIVSAEDAERISRELKQKKADLFVFREGVWWIKEAHPCRWWNPRNGRCRIYNIRPQTCRNWPTIDNHDGVACLQPVAECAYAVRVTAVKVLDLLDPAKPR encoded by the coding sequence ATGAGTCCTGAAGATAAGGCAAGCGAATTTAATCTGGCTCCGGTGCTGGCGCTCATCGAGCAGAAGCGCAAGCGCCACGGGGAAAAATATCAGCGGTTTATCGGCGCAGTGGCGGCGCTGCTGCGGGCCGAGTTTCCGGAAGCATTTGGTAAAATGCCCGATGACCGGCTGAGTGAGATGATCGCATTTGTCGATGTCGTCGGCGAGGATTCCAAGGCGATGATGAAGCGCCTCAAGGAGGGTTGTGCCGGCTGCGGCTGGTGCTGCTCCCAGACCTCGGGCATTATTGTCTCCGCGGAGGACGCCGAGCGTATCAGCCGAGAGTTGAAGCAGAAGAAAGCCGACCTCTTTGTCTTCAGGGAGGGCGTCTGGTGGATCAAAGAAGCTCATCCGTGCCGCTGGTGGAATCCACGCAACGGGCGGTGCCGGATCTATAATATCAGACCGCAGACCTGCCGCAACTGGCCGACTATAGACAACCATGACGGCGTGGCTTGCCTGCAGCCGGTAGCTGAATGTGCCTACGCCGTCAGAGTGACGGCGGTCAAGGTGCTGGATCTGCTGGATCCGGCGAAACCGCGTTAG
- the rsfS gene encoding ribosome silencing factor, producing the protein MTDHAGGTPLETIEIARRIADIASEKQGADIVVTDVRGLSSITDYQVVLSADNTRLARAILDEVSDKLKKESVRPLHTEGLGPDQDWLIVDYGPVMMHVFTPEKRALYDFDRLWPQAKTVLALQ; encoded by the coding sequence TTGACTGACCACGCTGGAGGTACCCCGCTGGAAACTATTGAGATCGCCCGCCGCATCGCCGATATCGCCTCTGAAAAACAGGGGGCCGATATCGTCGTCACCGACGTACGCGGCCTGTCGTCCATCACCGACTACCAGGTAGTGCTCTCTGCAGACAATACCCGCCTGGCGCGAGCCATCCTGGATGAAGTCTCGGACAAGCTCAAGAAGGAAAGCGTCCGCCCGCTGCATACCGAAGGTCTCGGACCTGACCAGGACTGGCTGATCGTTGACTACGGCCCGGTGATGATGCATGTCTTCACTCCGGAGAAGCGCGCCCTATACGATTTCGACCGGCTGTGGCCGCAGGCGAAAACCGTCCTGGCTCTTCAATAA
- the ndk gene encoding nucleoside-diphosphate kinase: MERTLVLVKPDAVAKGCSGAILARLEATGAKLVAAKMLQIPRALAEKHYEAHRAKPFFAGVVGFITSGPVVAAVFEGEGAVAKVRKAMGATNPANAEPGTIRRDFAESIERNAVHGSDSPESAAIEISLYFKPEEIISR, translated from the coding sequence ATGGAAAGAACCCTGGTACTGGTCAAACCCGACGCCGTGGCTAAAGGCTGTTCCGGCGCCATCCTGGCGAGGCTGGAGGCTACCGGCGCCAAGCTGGTGGCAGCCAAGATGCTGCAGATACCCAGAGCTTTAGCGGAAAAGCACTACGAGGCGCACCGGGCCAAGCCCTTTTTTGCCGGCGTGGTGGGTTTCATCACCTCCGGGCCGGTGGTGGCCGCGGTCTTTGAAGGCGAAGGCGCGGTGGCCAAAGTGCGCAAGGCTATGGGCGCCACCAACCCGGCCAACGCCGAGCCGGGCACTATCCGCAGGGATTTTGCCGAAAGCATCGAGCGGAACGCCGTTCACGGCTCTGATTCCCCGGAATCGGCGGCGATCGAGATCAGCCTGTATTTCAAACCCGAAGAAATTATCTCCCGCTGA
- the thiL gene encoding thiamine-phosphate kinase, giving the protein MKASKTGEFGLIDRIIEEIKKVEPGDWDSLISGIGDDAALIEFKSKYQLATTDSLIEDIHFEMNFLDWEALGWKALAVNLSDIAAMGGTPKYALVSLNLPASTDFDDVVRLYRGMLQLAKASGTIISGGNISRAEKLAVHVTAVGEAAGKSKTLLRGGARNGDLIAVTGILGGAAAALETPYRSINIDRQDAEALKKAFWRPQPRLQAGKVMVKHGIRCAIDISDGLLADLSHILEASGTGARIEASKIPVNPAAAATCGTKSLELALTGGEDYELLFTGKSGAIKKVAIDAGCPVTVIGKMTRHAGKLEVIDGRGRRMNFEGGGWRHF; this is encoded by the coding sequence ATGAAAGCTTCCAAAACGGGCGAATTCGGGTTGATCGACCGGATTATCGAAGAGATCAAAAAGGTCGAACCGGGGGACTGGGACAGCCTGATATCAGGTATCGGCGACGACGCCGCGCTCATTGAATTCAAGAGCAAATACCAGCTGGCGACGACTGACAGCCTGATCGAAGATATCCACTTTGAGATGAACTTCCTGGACTGGGAGGCGCTGGGCTGGAAGGCGCTGGCGGTCAATCTTTCCGACATCGCCGCCATGGGCGGGACGCCTAAATACGCGCTGGTATCGCTGAATCTGCCGGCCTCGACTGACTTCGACGACGTGGTCAGGCTTTACCGGGGGATGCTGCAACTGGCCAAAGCTTCAGGCACGATTATCTCCGGGGGCAACATCTCCCGCGCCGAAAAACTGGCGGTGCACGTCACCGCGGTGGGCGAGGCGGCCGGCAAATCCAAAACGCTGCTCCGCGGCGGGGCGCGGAACGGCGACCTGATCGCCGTCACCGGCATCCTAGGCGGGGCGGCGGCGGCGCTGGAGACGCCTTACCGATCGATTAACATCGACCGGCAGGATGCCGAGGCGCTTAAGAAAGCCTTCTGGCGGCCGCAGCCGCGGCTACAGGCAGGCAAAGTCATGGTCAAACACGGCATCCGCTGCGCCATCGATATCTCCGACGGGCTGCTGGCTGACCTGAGCCACATACTTGAGGCCAGCGGGACGGGGGCGAGGATTGAAGCCTCGAAGATTCCGGTTAACCCAGCCGCCGCCGCGACCTGCGGCACAAAGTCGCTGGAGTTGGCGCTTACCGGCGGCGAAGACTATGAACTACTCTTCACCGGCAAGTCTGGAGCTATAAAAAAGGTGGCCATTGACGCCGGCTGCCCGGTGACGGTCATCGGCAAGATGACCCGCCATGCCGGCAAACTGGAAGTGATAGACGGCCGAGGCCGCAGGATGAACTTCGAAGGCGGCGGGTGGCGGCATTTTTAG
- the yajC gene encoding preprotein translocase subunit YajC has translation MTNDTVTLIGFMVLMFIMFYFLIIRPQQKRQKSQQQMLSELKRGDKVITIGGIFGVIEAIDEKSVVIKTESGNLLRLVRGGIAMKQQEEETAQP, from the coding sequence ATGACCAACGACACGGTAACTTTAATCGGCTTCATGGTACTGATGTTCATCATGTTTTATTTTCTGATCATCCGGCCGCAGCAGAAGCGTCAGAAATCTCAACAGCAGATGTTGTCCGAGCTCAAGCGCGGCGATAAAGTCATCACCATCGGCGGCATCTTCGGGGTGATCGAAGCCATCGACGAGAAGAGCGTGGTCATCAAAACCGAATCCGGAAACCTGCTGCGCCTGGTCCGGGGCGGCATCGCCATGAAACAACAGGAAGAGGAAACCGCCCAGCCATAA
- a CDS encoding TIM barrel protein encodes MLRFGTAGIPASTKATGDTVAGLKRVAELGLSSMEIEFVRGVYLKDKTAAPVAYVARKLGLRLSCHAPYYLNLNHADETRRRQAGGVLHHAARMAAAAGAETIVFHAGYYLKDSPETVYDAIKAEIETVLGKLRDEAVKITLRPELAGKTSQFGNLAEIIRLSKELSGVAPAVDFAHLHAATGRYNSYAEFAEVLERLGEALGRESLDDLHLHVSGIEYRGSGERRHLNLQESDFRYEELLQALADVKAGGLLICESPNIEEDALLLQSVFRDLSPKV; translated from the coding sequence ATGCTTCGCTTCGGCACCGCCGGTATCCCGGCCTCCACCAAAGCCACCGGCGACACCGTGGCCGGCCTCAAGCGCGTCGCTGAACTTGGTCTCTCGAGTATGGAGATCGAGTTTGTCCGAGGTGTCTACCTGAAGGACAAAACCGCCGCGCCGGTGGCCTATGTCGCCAGGAAACTCGGCCTGAGGCTGTCCTGCCACGCGCCCTACTACCTGAACCTGAACCACGCCGATGAAACGCGCCGGCGCCAGGCCGGGGGCGTGCTGCACCATGCCGCCCGGATGGCCGCCGCCGCCGGAGCCGAGACTATCGTTTTTCATGCCGGCTACTATTTGAAGGACTCCCCGGAGACGGTTTACGACGCCATCAAGGCCGAAATCGAAACAGTCCTGGGCAAGTTGCGCGACGAGGCGGTGAAAATTACCCTGCGGCCGGAACTGGCGGGCAAGACCTCCCAGTTTGGGAATCTGGCCGAGATCATCCGCCTGTCTAAGGAACTGTCAGGCGTCGCCCCGGCGGTGGATTTCGCCCACCTCCACGCCGCCACCGGCCGGTACAACTCCTACGCCGAATTCGCGGAGGTGCTGGAGCGGCTTGGGGAGGCGCTGGGCAGGGAATCCCTTGACGATCTCCACCTTCACGTCTCTGGGATCGAATACCGCGGCAGCGGCGAGCGGCGGCATCTCAACCTCCAGGAGTCGGACTTTCGCTACGAAGAACTGCTGCAAGCTCTCGCCGACGTCAAAGCCGGCGGCTTGCTCATCTGTGAAAGCCCCAATATCGAGGAAGACGCCCTGCTGCTGCAAAGCGTTTTCCGTGATTTGTCGCCAAAAGTATAA
- a CDS encoding PD-(D/E)XK nuclease family protein — MTVARPGLYVWVTWLAKLMAGEVQCHWAAYFRARYMGYAKAPSDFQAAAWMVAHNQCLDELCREYSEAAAVFREDQNQFRVTRKSGTVVSGKPDVIALDAGGGATVYDIKTGAPRHSDIIQVMLYMLMLPYGSPVYKGKKISGCVVYHDSRTPIPASAIDKEFQDRVTYFLNILEAQEPPRRTPSAAECRYCDLTRGDCPEKIEREDEREGGELPF; from the coding sequence ATGACCGTCGCCCGTCCCGGTTTGTACGTCTGGGTGACCTGGCTTGCCAAGCTGATGGCCGGCGAGGTCCAGTGCCACTGGGCGGCTTATTTCCGCGCCCGGTACATGGGCTACGCTAAGGCGCCGTCCGATTTCCAGGCGGCGGCCTGGATGGTGGCCCACAACCAGTGCCTTGACGAATTGTGCCGGGAATACTCAGAGGCGGCGGCGGTATTCAGGGAAGACCAGAACCAGTTTCGCGTTACCCGCAAAAGCGGTACCGTCGTTTCCGGCAAACCGGACGTTATCGCCCTCGATGCCGGCGGCGGGGCGACGGTGTACGACATCAAAACCGGCGCGCCGAGGCATTCAGACATTATCCAGGTGATGCTCTACATGCTGATGCTGCCTTACGGCTCTCCGGTATACAAGGGCAAGAAGATCTCCGGCTGCGTGGTCTACCATGACTCCAGGACGCCGATTCCGGCATCGGCAATCGATAAAGAGTTTCAGGATCGGGTGACCTATTTCCTCAACATCCTGGAGGCTCAAGAGCCGCCGCGGCGAACGCCATCCGCCGCGGAGTGCCGGTATTGCGACCTGACGAGGGGCGACTGCCCTGAGAAAATCGAGCGGGAGGATGAGAGGGAGGGCGGGGAGTTGCCGTTTTAG
- the tsaE gene encoding tRNA (adenosine(37)-N6)-threonylcarbamoyltransferase complex ATPase subunit type 1 TsaE, which yields MKSISIESKTAAVTRKIGQAIGQGLRPGDVILLAGPLGAGKTTLVQGIAKGLGVMGSVMSPTFVLMRELDGRLKLYHLDLYRLEKMPEIADLGLDDYLFGEGVTVVEWADRATALWPEAHLRIDLEYGEGARGRRLRAEAHGERYRKLLDNLAAKFGDWR from the coding sequence ATGAAATCGATCAGCATTGAATCGAAGACGGCAGCGGTGACGCGGAAGATCGGGCAGGCTATCGGCCAGGGGCTGCGGCCGGGAGACGTCATTCTTTTAGCCGGGCCTTTGGGCGCGGGCAAGACGACGCTGGTGCAAGGAATTGCCAAAGGGCTTGGGGTCATGGGCAGCGTCATGAGCCCGACCTTTGTGTTGATGCGGGAATTGGATGGACGCCTGAAGCTTTACCACCTGGACCTCTACCGCCTCGAAAAGATGCCCGAGATCGCCGACCTGGGGCTCGATGATTATCTCTTCGGCGAAGGGGTGACGGTGGTCGAGTGGGCCGACCGGGCGACGGCGCTGTGGCCGGAAGCCCATTTGCGCATCGACCTGGAATACGGGGAAGGCGCCAGGGGGCGGAGGCTGCGGGCTGAGGCGCATGGGGAACGATACCGCAAACTACTCGACAATTTGGCGGCCAAGTTCGGGGACTGGCGATGA
- the nadB gene encoding L-aspartate oxidase: MASYDFIIVGSGIAGLYSALLAHRRGSVLIVTKGSIEECNTRYAQGGIAAAIGPGDSAALHFKDTVSAGAGLSDEAMVHILAEEAPLRIRDLIELGVPFDTVEGEVALTLEAAHSVPRILHAGGDATGRHIEETLSARVRAAGIRVAEHTLVTEILVEGGRAAGLKTLSALTGEVETCACRHLILASGGAGQLFSLTTNPAVATGDGVALAYRAGADVMDMEFFQFHPTALKLAGAPPFLISESVRGEGGLLRNVDGRRFMTDYHEKAELAPRDIVSRAIVSEMTRTAAPSVFLDLSHLPAALVLTRFPQIYRQCREYGLDITRDLIPVAPAAHYMIGGVRVDAWGASSLPGLYAAGEVSCTGVHGANRLASNSLLEVLVFCHRIVEQTGRPGRAAAMAPAQRRRLAPAELNDVTSLPDKSRLQDSMWRYGGIVRNGAGLKELAAILAAWQAAAGEPVDRESHELRNLIICGRLLAEAALYREESRGAHFRADFPWTSEKWRRHILIGIG; the protein is encoded by the coding sequence TTGGCGTCATACGACTTCATCATCGTCGGTTCCGGCATCGCCGGACTGTACAGCGCCCTGTTGGCTCACCGCCGCGGCAGCGTGCTGATCGTCACCAAGGGCAGCATCGAAGAATGCAACACTCGTTATGCCCAGGGCGGCATTGCCGCCGCCATTGGCCCCGGTGATTCAGCCGCTCTCCACTTTAAGGATACGGTCAGCGCCGGCGCCGGGCTGTCCGACGAGGCGATGGTGCATATCCTGGCCGAGGAGGCGCCGCTGCGGATCAGGGACCTCATTGAGCTGGGCGTGCCGTTCGACACCGTCGAGGGAGAGGTTGCTCTGACCCTCGAAGCGGCTCACAGCGTGCCCCGGATTCTCCATGCCGGCGGCGACGCCACCGGCCGCCACATTGAAGAAACGCTGTCGGCCAGGGTGCGGGCCGCCGGGATCAGGGTAGCCGAGCACACCCTTGTCACCGAGATCCTGGTTGAAGGCGGCCGGGCTGCCGGCTTGAAGACGCTGTCGGCGCTCACCGGGGAAGTTGAGACCTGCGCCTGCCGGCACCTTATCCTGGCTTCGGGCGGCGCCGGCCAGCTATTTTCCCTGACCACCAATCCGGCAGTGGCAACCGGCGATGGCGTCGCCCTGGCCTACCGCGCCGGAGCCGATGTCATGGACATGGAGTTTTTCCAGTTCCATCCCACCGCTTTGAAGCTGGCCGGGGCGCCGCCTTTTCTTATCTCCGAATCGGTCCGCGGGGAGGGCGGCCTGCTTCGCAACGTTGACGGCCGGCGCTTCATGACCGATTATCATGAGAAGGCTGAACTGGCCCCGCGCGACATCGTTTCCCGCGCGATCGTCTCTGAAATGACCCGGACCGCGGCGCCAAGCGTTTTTCTTGATCTCAGCCACCTTCCGGCGGCGCTGGTGCTGACCCGCTTTCCGCAAATCTACCGCCAGTGCCGCGAATACGGGTTGGATATCACCCGGGACTTGATACCGGTGGCCCCGGCGGCTCATTACATGATCGGCGGCGTCAGGGTGGACGCCTGGGGGGCGTCTTCCCTGCCGGGCTTATACGCCGCCGGCGAAGTGTCCTGCACCGGCGTTCACGGCGCCAACCGCCTCGCCTCCAATTCGCTGCTTGAAGTCCTGGTATTCTGCCACCGCATCGTCGAACAAACGGGCCGCCCCGGCAGGGCGGCCGCCATGGCCCCGGCGCAGCGGCGGAGGCTTGCCCCGGCCGAACTTAATGATGTAACATCACTACCTGACAAAAGCCGGCTGCAGGACTCGATGTGGCGGTACGGCGGCATCGTCAGGAACGGCGCGGGGCTCAAAGAGCTGGCGGCCATCCTGGCAGCATGGCAGGCGGCTGCGGGTGAACCGGTCGACCGGGAATCACACGAACTGCGCAACCTGATAATCTGCGGCCGGCTGCTGGCTGAGGCGGCGCTGTACCGCGAAGAAAGCCGCGGCGCGCACTTCCGCGCCGATTTCCCCTGGACTTCAGAAAAATGGCGCCGGCACATACTCATCGGCATCGGGTAA